The region GCTATGCTTAACGCGGTATTTAGTTATTGAATGGACACTTTTGCCCCGTTGAAAAGTTTGCCGTTTGCAGTGAGAATAAAGCTCTCCTCTACATTGAGTCCAGATAGCACCTCTACCTGATCACCTACATTTCTACCCAATCGCAACCATCTTAACAAGGCTGTATTGCTCTCGCTTACGGTGTAAACGCCAGAGAGCTGCCCGTTGGTGACCAGTGCAGATGTAGGGATCAACATACTGTTGTTGGTGGCCTTTCTCTCTACAGGGAAATTTACTGTAGCAAACATTCCTGATAGTACTGGCACCTCTGTTTTGTCTAAGGCAATTTTCACTAAGTACTGACCGCCGGTTTGCTGGGCAGAAGTGCTTACTTCTTTCACGCTACCAGCAAGTGTTTTATCGATAGAGCTGATCATCACATTCACTTTAGTGCCTGATATGATTTGCGATATTTCGCTTTCTGGAACTAGTGCCATCACTTCAAAATTGCCCGGAGCTTCTATGGAAATAAGCGGCTGTCCTGGATTTGCCATATCGCCTTTCTTCACATTCTTACTGGTAATAACACCGCTAAATGGTGCAGTTATATTGGTATAAGCAAGTTGTGCATTGATTTCATTTTTCATTTGCTTTGCACTTTCTAATCGTGCTTTTGCCATATTAAAATTGGCCGTCATATCATCCAGTTCCTTTTGTGATGCGCTATTCTCAGCAAACAAGTTTTTAAAACGATTGTAGTCTTTTTGAGCATTGTTAAAGGCGACGGTAGCTTCTGTGATACCCGCATTTATTTGGGCTCTTTGGGCCTGTAAATCGGTATTGTTGATGGAAATCAATAATTGTCCTTCATTCACTTGATCACCAACATTTGCAGCAACGCTGTTGACATAACCCATCATACGTGTGCTTAATTGTGCGCTGTTTGCAGCTTGTACTTTACCGCTTACTGCTAGAAAAGAACTGTTGGTGTTATCGGTAACAGCTTGCACTGTGACAGGAATTGCTTCCGTAAGGTTTTCTATAGTGGAAGCCTTTTTGTCACCACAACTTGTGGCGAGTAAAGCAATAAGTATGCTGCTTATGATATATATGTTTTTCATTCTTTTTGTTTTATAGTGAGCTAGTATCTAAATGTTTTATGGGATCGTCGATTGATATTATGTTGTTTTAGTCAAAAAGTTGAGGTAGGCTTGTGCATAATTGAACTCAAAAATGGTTTGATAGTATTCCATCTGTTTTTGAGCAAATTGTGTTTCGGCACCTAATAAGTCTGAAGTTTTTTCAAGACCTTCTTTAAATCGATTGGTACGTATGCGCAATGATTCCTGAGACTGTTCTAAAGCGAGTTCAGATAGTTTTAATCTGTTACCGGCATCGGTAAGCATGCGCAGTGCTTTGTTGAGCTCGAGTTTGCTTTGTGATATATATCGCTCATATTCCAGCTTTGATTTCTCTAGTGTGGCTTTACTTTTTTGGGCTTGACCTATGCGTTGAGATCCTTTAAAAAGATCCCAACTCAATTGTGCCCCAACCACATAGCCATTGGTACTAGCTTGAAAGAGGTTGTCATCATATAATTCGTAAGATCCAAAGGCGTTCAATCTAGGTAGAAAAGCCATTTTATCTGCTTTGTTTGCAGCCTCGTAAGCATTGGTAGCCAGCTGCATTGCTCTGATATCTGATCTGTTTTCTGAGAAGTCATTTTCTTTAACCCTAATGGTTTGCACAGCGAGACTATCGCTAGGTTGATATACGACATAACTTTCATCATTCATTAAAAAGGATAAGTAGTTAGAAGCGTTTTGAACATTGCTTTGCGCGGTTTGTAGCTGGTTTTGAACTTCTGTAACACGCACCTCGACGTTAAGTACATCAGCACGTTGTAAATAACCTTGCTTAAATCTGTCTTGAGCAAGTTTTAAATTTGCTCTGGCAGCTTCTTCTGCTTTTTCTAAGACTGCGACTCCTTTATAAGCCAATTGCAATTGCATATATGCTTTTTCGACTTCAAAAGAGAAGTATTCCTCCGTACGTTGTCTTTTTAATGACATGGCTTCCATAGAAGCTCGAGCTGCTTTGCGCTGATACAAGCCGTCTAAGTTGATCAATGGCTGCTGCACCTCTAATACCGTAGCAAAGTTTTGAACGCGGTCTGGATTGTTTAACAAGTCTGGATTAAAATCATTTTGGGTTAAAACCCCTTGATTCAGTTTAGATCCAAATGCCATCAATGGATTGGTTGTTAAAATTCCGGTATGGCTGGCAGTTATATTGGGTAAAAACACCGCCTTGGTCTGATTGAAATCAGCTTTTGCCTCCATAAATTCCTGTTGCGAAATTTTAATAGAGCTGTTGTTTTTAGTGACCTTTATAGCAACTTCTTCTTTAGAAATCAAGACCGTTTGTTGTGCAAACACTTGTGATACAGTCGCAATACTGACTATTATAAAAACTATAATTTTCTTCATTGTTATAAATTGATAGACAAAAGTAGCTCACCTAATTAAAGTTTTATGTGACCTATGTCACACAGCTCTAAAAAAAATAGTCCAATCCCAATTTTATAAGATTCGTTTGAAGTGCATGCCTTAAATTTACGGATTCTATGGATTCACTTACTCAAATAGTATTAGGGGCAGCTGTTGGTGAAGCTGTTTTAGGAAAAAAAATAGGGAACAAAGCGATGCTCTATGGAGCTATTGCTGGAACTATACCGGACTTAGATGTAGCGGCTTCCTACTTTACAGATACGGTAACCGCTCTTTCCATACACCGCGGATTCACACATTCTATTGTGTTTTCGGTACTTTTTGCACCCATTCTAGGTTGGTTGGTTTCTCGTTATGAGACCTATAAAGATTTTAAAGGTTGGTCGTGGTTGTTTTTTTGGGCATTTGTAACTCATCCCATATTAGATGCACATACCACTTGGGGAACACAATTGTTTTGGCCATTTGATTTGAGGCTGGCTTTTAAGACCATATTTGTTATCGATCCGCTGTATACACTCCCGTTTCTAGTGTTTTTAATATTGACGTTAAGACAAAAACGAAGCTCTAAAAAAAGATCTTTTTATAATAGAATCGGGCTCTTAGTTAGTTCTTTGTATTTACTCACTACCTTCTTTTTAAAAGCCAGTGCTTTTTCCCAATTCGAAGCTGCTTTAAAAAACCAACATATTGATTACTTAAAAATAGACACCAGACCAGCTCCATTAAATACGGTACTATGGAGCGCCAATGTAGAAACAGAAAAAGCTTTCTTATTGGGTAATTATTCTTTTTTTGACACCCAACCCATCACTTTTGAAAGTTATCCTAAGAACCATGAGCTACTAGGGGGCCTCATTGAAAATGAATCTGTACAGCGCATGATTGCTATTACAGAGAATTGGTATACGATCACCAAAAAGAATGACCAGCTTTATTTTAACGATTTGCGATTTGGAACTTTAAGTATGGCACCAAAATCACAAAACTTTGTATTTCAATACAAAATAGAGGTTGATCCTACTGGAAACATCAACTTTACGGAGGTAGAAAAAGACACCAGTGACGGTAAAAAGTTGCTAGCTGACTTGTGGAATAGGGTAAAGGGGAACTAGATATCAACTGCTTATGCTAGTGATACTAACAAAATCATAAGCATTAAAACGGCAGGCTGATTTATTTCTGTTTTCTTATTTGAGAAAATTAATAATATTTCTTAATTCCTTTTTTTACATAAAAAAACCTGAGCAAGCCTATTAAAAATAGGAGCGGAGCTATACTGATCAGTATAAAACCTACCCATCTGATATCTGTTAAAATATCTAGTTCGATTATGGCAAAACCAGAACTTATGAATACGATGAATGTTCTGAAATAGGCTAAAAATGTGCGTTCATTAGCTAGATTTGTTCTGTCAATAGCTAATTTATCTGTAAGAGATAGGTCTGACTTTTCCATAACATATTTTATTTTTTCTAAGGCGCCACTTCAACTAATTAGTTCCAGCCTAAGTACCCACCTTTTAAATCATAGATTTCTTGGAACCCAAGACTTATGAGTTGCTTTGCGGCTTTATTGCTGCGACTTCCAGAACGGCAGTACAGGTATACAGGCATTTCTTTGTCCAGTTTATGGATTCCTTCTATAAAAAGCTTAGATTTTAAAAAGTCAATATTTACAGCCCCTTTGATATGGCCGCTCTGAAATTCAGGTGCGGTTCTAACATCTAGCAATTGAACACTGTCCTTAGAAATAGCTTGTTTAAATTCGGTGGCAGAAAGTATCTTAATAGCAGTGTTATCTTGAGCTGTTGCACCAAAAAGGCTGCTTAAAAAAGACAATATTAGTAGTGTTTTAGTTAGGGGCATGGAATTATTTTTTTAAATGAAGTGTCTAATTGATACCGCAGTCTCACAGGTATTACTGCATTAGAAAACGGTCAATTTCTTCTCGCTTGTACCAAAGGGCAATATCATCAATCCTTTTAAAGTGTTGACGGGCATACATAATCTGTTGTTTTTATCCCGGTCTCTTTAATGGCTTTAAAGCCTCCTTTAACATCAATTAAATTATGAACACCTCGACTCTTTAAAATAGAGGCCGCTATCATACTTCTATACCCACCAGCACAATGCACAAAAAAGCTTTGTTCAGGAAAGGAAGCTATATGATCATTAAGAAATTCAAGAGGTGTGTTTTTTGCATCTACCACATGTTCAGAAAGGTATTCACTCTCGTTACGCACATCAAAGACGGGCAAATGTCTTTCATTTTCTTCTTTTTCAAATTGGCTAGCTGTTATAGATGCTACTGTATCGTATTCCATCGCAGCTTTTTTCCACGTCTCAAAACCACCATCTAAGTAGCCTATACTATGGTCAAAGCCTACTCGAGAAAGTCGTGTGAGGGTTTCTTTTTCACGACCTGGTGCAGTAACTAGGAGTAAGGGCTGTTTCACATCGGCAATAAGAGTGCCAACCCAAGGGGCAAAACTACCGTCAAGACCTATAAAAATAGACCTAGGAATATGTCCTTGAGCAAACTCATCTTGAGAACGTACGTCTAAAATAACAGCGCCAGTTTCGTTAGCAGCAGCTTCAAAAGCTTTAGGTGAAAGCGCTTGAGTTCCTCTTTTTAGT is a window of Nonlabens sp. MB-3u-79 DNA encoding:
- a CDS encoding rhodanese-like domain-containing protein, giving the protein MPLTKTLLILSFLSSLFGATAQDNTAIKILSATEFKQAISKDSVQLLDVRTAPEFQSGHIKGAVNIDFLKSKLFIEGIHKLDKEMPVYLYCRSGSRSNKAAKQLISLGFQEIYDLKGGYLGWN
- a CDS encoding DUF202 domain-containing protein is translated as MEKSDLSLTDKLAIDRTNLANERTFLAYFRTFIVFISSGFAIIELDILTDIRWVGFILISIAPLLFLIGLLRFFYVKKGIKKYY
- a CDS encoding efflux RND transporter periplasmic adaptor subunit; this translates as MKNIYIISSILIALLATSCGDKKASTIENLTEAIPVTVQAVTDNTNSSFLAVSGKVQAANSAQLSTRMMGYVNSVAANVGDQVNEGQLLISINNTDLQAQRAQINAGITEATVAFNNAQKDYNRFKNLFAENSASQKELDDMTANFNMAKARLESAKQMKNEINAQLAYTNITAPFSGVITSKNVKKGDMANPGQPLISIEAPGNFEVMALVPESEISQIISGTKVNVMISSIDKTLAGSVKEVSTSAQQTGGQYLVKIALDKTEVPVLSGMFATVNFPVERKATNNSMLIPTSALVTNGQLSGVYTVSESNTALLRWLRLGRNVGDQVEVLSGLNVEESFILTANGKLFNGAKVSIQ
- a CDS encoding metal-dependent hydrolase, giving the protein MDSLTQIVLGAAVGEAVLGKKIGNKAMLYGAIAGTIPDLDVAASYFTDTVTALSIHRGFTHSIVFSVLFAPILGWLVSRYETYKDFKGWSWLFFWAFVTHPILDAHTTWGTQLFWPFDLRLAFKTIFVIDPLYTLPFLVFLILTLRQKRSSKKRSFYNRIGLLVSSLYLLTTFFLKASAFSQFEAALKNQHIDYLKIDTRPAPLNTVLWSANVETEKAFLLGNYSFFDTQPITFESYPKNHELLGGLIENESVQRMIAITENWYTITKKNDQLYFNDLRFGTLSMAPKSQNFVFQYKIEVDPTGNINFTEVEKDTSDGKKLLADLWNRVKGN
- a CDS encoding TolC family protein, which translates into the protein MKKIIVFIIVSIATVSQVFAQQTVLISKEEVAIKVTKNNSSIKISQQEFMEAKADFNQTKAVFLPNITASHTGILTTNPLMAFGSKLNQGVLTQNDFNPDLLNNPDRVQNFATVLEVQQPLINLDGLYQRKAARASMEAMSLKRQRTEEYFSFEVEKAYMQLQLAYKGVAVLEKAEEAARANLKLAQDRFKQGYLQRADVLNVEVRVTEVQNQLQTAQSNVQNASNYLSFLMNDESYVVYQPSDSLAVQTIRVKENDFSENRSDIRAMQLATNAYEAANKADKMAFLPRLNAFGSYELYDDNLFQASTNGYVVGAQLSWDLFKGSQRIGQAQKSKATLEKSKLEYERYISQSKLELNKALRMLTDAGNRLKLSELALEQSQESLRIRTNRFKEGLEKTSDLLGAETQFAQKQMEYYQTIFEFNYAQAYLNFLTKTT